One region of Aphelocoma coerulescens isolate FSJ_1873_10779 chromosome 12, UR_Acoe_1.0, whole genome shotgun sequence genomic DNA includes:
- the LOC138117754 gene encoding uncharacterized protein: MAEGKQEAPDAREPACLLCRRAEADPDICGDKWEKHGLCAHVFCLNFASLIFQQDSDRIGLKGFRPRDIQLAVSRAAQQHCCVCGETGATIMCCHEDCDRWFHLPCAKEGHCVTNYITPYRSYCPEHSPEQDVTVIPEPGTECPICMEPVEERKSYTTLVCPACKRAWFHRDCIQGQALRAGALYFQCPLCRDDDEFLVQMFIMGIRIPFRSPTWEDNDAFAELGDRHSQCNARKCLYPGGREEAEEEGPWELLLCSSCAAEGTHRRCSGLRNDTPSWECDSCADLGTAPRDEPELYAPRDELELNVPSLAGQSGLEPSHGLEPSHGSAQSEAISPNSGILAPSGVPPLSPSPETSKRSSVQHAPMGQLLQSSSLESSSPCMESEVTSRSSDTSHSRSSGSDRRRNRSRRQSWASNPPVRSRSRRDRSQSTAPRAETPRPRETASGTSTRSNRSRQRRRASNPPARSRSRRDRSQSTAPRAERPRHRRTPSETSPRRSRTRQRRRASNPPVRSRSRRDRSRRTAPRAETPRPRETASGTSTRSNRSRQRRRASNPPVRSRSRRDRSQSTAPRAERPRHRRTPSETSPRRSRTCQRRRASNPPVRSRSRRDRSRRTAPRAETPRREDEPLEKTAVVLHRDSLLTRAMAEGKQEAPDAREPACLLCRRAEADPDICGDKWEKHGLCAHVFCLNFASLIFQQDSDRIGLKGFRPRDIQLAVSRAAQQHCCVCGETGATIMCCHKDCDRWFHLPCAKEGHCVTNYITPYRAYCPEHSPEQDVTVIPEPGTECPICMEPVEERKSYTTLVCPACKRAWFHRDCIQGQALRAGALYFQCPLCRDDDEFLVQMFIMGIRIPFREPTWEDNDAFAELGDRHSQCNARKCLYPGGREEAEEEGPWELLLCSSCAAEGTHRRCSGLRNDTPSWECDSCADLGTAPRDEPELYAPRDELELNVPSLAGQSGLEPSHGLEPSHGSAQSEAISPNSGILAPSGVPPLSPSPETSKRSSVQHAPMGQLLQSSSLESSSPCMERRQKSKVALREAVFGKDMCCVAILEQSDFRKAKRKKKEESETLPQVSEEIYYDIAADLKDLFGPSKNKPENTEDIPLGQRGCAGLCPS; this comes from the exons ATGgcagaagggaagcaggaggcccctgatgccagagagccag catgcctgctgtgcCGCCGCGCAGAGGCTGACCCGGACATCTGCGGCGACAAATGGGAGAAGCACGGGCTCTGTGCCCACGTCTTCTGCCTG AATTTCGCCAGCCTCATTTTTCAACAAGACAGTGATCGGATTGGACTCAAGGGGTTTCGCCCTCGCGATATCCAACTTGCAGTCAGCCGGGCGGCTCAGCAG cactgctgcgtCTGTGGGGAGACTGGGGCCACCATCATGTGCTGTCACGAAGACTGCGACAGATGGTTccacctgccctgtgccaaggaGGGTCACTGTGTGACTAACTACATAACCCCATACAG gtCCTACTGCCCTGAGCACTCCCCAGAACAGGATGTGACGGTGATTCCGGAGCCGGGCACCGAATGCCCCATCTGCATGGAGCCTgtggaggagagaaagagctACACAACACTGGTGTGCCCAGCGTGCAAAAGGGCCTGGTTCCACAGGGACTGCATCCAG ggacaggcctTGCGCGCTGGTGCATTGTACTTCCAGTGCCCCCTCTGCAGAGACGATGATGAGTTTCTTGTCCAAATGTTCATCATGGGGATCCGAATCCCCTTCAGGTCG CCAACATGGGAGGACAACGATGCCTTTGCAGAATTAGGAGACAGGCACAGCCAGTGCAATGCCAGGAAGTGCCTttatccaggaggcagggaggaggcagaggaagaggg GCCCTGGGAACTGCTCCTGtgctcctcctgtgctgctgagggcaCCCACAGGCGCTGCTCTGGCCTCAGAAACGACACACCCAGCTGGGAGTGCGACAGCTGTGCTGATCTGGGCACAG CCCCCAGGGATGAGCCGGAGCTCTATGCCCCCAGGGATGAACTGGAGCTCaatgtccccagcctggctggacaGTCAGGATTGGAACCTTCCCATGGATTGGAGCCTTCCCATGGCTCTGCACAATCCGAGGCCATCAGCCCCAACTCTGGCATCCTGGCACCATCGGGTGTGCCTCCCCTGTCTCCATCTCCAGAGACCAGCAAACGCAGCAGCGTCCAACATGCACCAATGGGGCAGCTGCTGCAATCTTCCtcgctggagagcagcagcccctgcatggAGAGTGAGGTGACATCAAGGTCATCAGACACCAGCCATTCCAGAAGCTCTGGGTCTGACCGCAGGCGAAATCGCTCTCGCCGGCAAAGCtgggcctcaaatccacctgtccgatcgaggagtcgccgtgacaggagccagagcacagcaccaagggctgagacgcCCAGGCCAAGGGAGACAGCATCAGGGACATCCACCAGGAGCAATCGctcccgccagcgacgtcgggcctcaaatccacctgcccggtcgaggagtcgccgtgacaggagccagagcacagcaccaagggctgagaggcccaggcacagaaggacaccatcggagacatcccccagacgcagccgcacccgccagcgacgtcgggcctcaaatccaccggtgcggtcgaggagtcgccgtgacaggagccgcaggacagcaccaagggctgagacgcCCAGGCCGAGGGAGACAGCATCAGGGACATCCACCAGGAGCAACCGctcccgccagcgacgtcgggcctcaaatccaccggtgcggtcgaggagtcgccgtgacaggagccagagcacagcaccaagggctgagaggcccaggcacagaaggacaccatcGGAGACATCCCCCAGACGCAGCCGCACCTgccagcgacgtcgggcctcaaatccaccggtgcggtcgaggagtcgccgtgacaggagccgcaggacagcaccaagggctgagacgcCCAGGC GAGAGGAcgagcccctggagaagaccGCGGTGGTTCTGCACAGGGACTCACTGCTGACAAGAGCCATGgcagaagggaagcaggaggcccctgatgccagagagccag catgcctgctgtgcCGCCGCGCAGAGGCTGACCCGGACATCTGCGGCGACAAATGGGAGAAGCACGGGCTCTGTGCCCACGTCTTCTGCCTG AATTTCGCCAGCCTCATTTTTCAACAAGACAGTGATCGGATTGGACTCAAGGGGTTTCGCCCTCGCGATATCCAACTTGCAGTCAGCCGGGCGGCTCAGCAG cactgctgcgtCTGTGGGGAGACTGGGGCCACCATCATGTGCTGTCACAAAGACTGCGACAGATGGTTccacctgccctgtgccaaggaGGGTCACTGTGTGACTAACTACATAACCCCATACAG gGCCTACTGCCCTGAGCACTCCCCAGAACAGGATGTGACGGTGATTCCGGAGCCGGGCACTGAATGCCCCATCTGCATGGAGCCTgtggaggagagaaagagctACACAACACTGGTGTGCCCAGCGTGCAAAAGGGCCTGGTTCCACAGGGACTGCATCCAG ggacaggcctTGCGCGCTGGTGCATTGTACTTCCAGTGCCCCCTCTGCAGAGACGATGATGAGTTTCTTGTCCAAATGTTCATCATGGGGATCCGAATCCCCTTCAG AGAGCCAACATGGGAGGACAACGATGCCTTTGCAGAATTAGGAGACAGGCACAGCCAGTGCAATGCCAGGAAGTGCCTttatccaggaggcagggaggaggcagaggaagaggg GCCCTGGGAACTGCTCCTGtgctcctcctgtgctgctgagggcaCCCACAGGCGCTGCTCTGGCCTCAGAAACGACACACCCAGCTGGGAGTGCGACAGCTGTGCTGATCTGGGCACAG CCCCCAGGGATGAGCCGGAGCTCTATGCCCCCAGGGATGAACTGGAGCTCaatgtccccagcctggctggacaGTCAGGATTGGAACCTTCCCATGGATTGGAGCCTTCCCATGGCTCTGCACAATCCGAGGCCATCAGCCCCAACTCTGGCATCCTGGCACCATCGGGTGTGCCTCCCCTGTCTCCATCTCCAGAGACCAGCAAACGCAGCAGCGTCCAACATGCACCAATGGGGCAGCTGCTGCAATCTTCCtcgctggagagcagcagcccctgcatggAGA GGAGACAGAAGAGCAAGGTGGCTCTTAGGGAAGCTGTCTTTGGAAAGGACATGTGCTGTGTTGCTATCCTTGAACAATCTGATTTCAGGAAagccaaaaggaagaagaaagaagagagtgaGACACTGCCTCAAGTGTCTGAAGAAATCTATTACgacattgctgctgatttaaAAGACTTGTTTGGACCTTCaaagaacaaaccagaaaacactgAGGACATACCCTTGGGACAAAGAGGATGCGCAGGACTCTGTCCCAGCTGA
- the LOC138117755 gene encoding G2/M phase-specific E3 ubiquitin-protein ligase-like yields the protein MAEGKQEAPDAREPACLLCRRAEADPDICGDKWEKHGLCAHVFCLNFASLIFQQDSDRIGLKGFRPRDIQLAVSRAAQQHCCVCGETGATIMCCHEDCDRWFHLPCAKEGHCVTNYITPYRSYCPEHSPEQDATVIPEPGTECPICMEPVEERKSYTTLVCPACKRAWFHRDCIQGQALRAGALYFQCPLCRDDDEFLVQMFIMGIRIPFRSPTWEDNDAFAELGDRHSQCNARKCLYPGGREEAEEEGPWELLLCSSCAAEGTHRRCSGLRNDTPSWECDSCADLGTAPRDEPELYAPRDELELNVPSLAGQSGLEPSHGLEPSHGSAQSEAISPNSGILAPSGVPPLSPSPETSKRSSVQHAPMGQLLQSSSLESSSPCMESEVTSRSSDTSHSRSSGSDRRRNRSRRQSWASNPPVRSRSRRDRSQSTAPRAETPRHRRTPSETSPRRSRSRQRRRASNPPARSRSRRDRSQSTAPRAERPRHRRTPSETSPRRSRTRQRRRASNPPVRSRSRRDRSRRTAPRAETPRPRETASGTSTRSNRSRQRRRASNPPARSRSRRRQKSKVALREAVFGKDMCCVAILEQSDFRKAKRKKKEESETLPQVSEEIYYDIAADLKDLFGPSKNKPENTEDIPLGQRGCAGLCPS from the exons ATGgcagaagggaagcaggaggcccctgatgccagagagccag catgcctgctgtgcCGCCGCGCAGAGGCTGACCCGGACATCTGCGGCGACAAATGGGAGAAGCACGGGCTCTGTGCCCACGTCTTCTGCCTG AATTTCGCCAGCCTCATTTTTCAACAAGACAGTGATCGGATTGGACTCAAGGGGTTTCGCCCTCGCGATATCCAACTTGCAGTCAGCCGGGCGGCTCAGCAG cactgctgcgtCTGTGGGGAGACTGGGGCCACCATCATGTGCTGTCACGAAGACTGCGACAGATGGTTccacctgccctgtgccaaggaGGGTCACTGTGTGACTAACTACATAACCCCATACAG gtCCTACTGCCCTGAGCACTCCCCAGAACAGGATGCGACGGTGATTCCGGAGCCGGGCACCGAATGCCCCATCTGCATGGAGCCTgtggaggagagaaagagctACACAACACTGGTGTGCCCAGCGTGCAAAAGGGCCTGGTTCCACAGGGACTGCATCCAG ggacaggcctTGCGCGCTGGTGCATTGTACTTCCAGTGCCCCCTCTGCAGAGACGATGATGAGTTTCTTGTCCAAATGTTCATCATGGGGATCCGAATCCCCTTCAGGTCG CCAACATGGGAGGACAACGATGCCTTTGCAGAATTAGGAGACAGGCACAGCCAGTGCAATGCCAGGAAGTGCCTttatccaggaggcagggaggaggcagaggaagaggg GCCCTGGGAACTGCTCCTGtgctcctcctgtgctgctgagggcaCCCACAGGCGCTGCTCTGGCCTCAGAAACGACACACCCAGCTGGGAGTGCGACAGCTGTGCTGATCTGGGCACAG CCCCCAGGGATGAGCCGGAGCTCTATGCCCCCAGGGATGAACTGGAGCTCaatgtccccagcctggctggacaGTCAGGATTGGAACCTTCCCATGGATTGGAGCCTTCCCATGGCTCTGCACAATCCGAGGCCATCAGCCCCAACTCTGGCATCCTGGCACCATCGGGTGTGCCTCCCCTGTCTCCATCTCCAGAGACCAGCAAACGCAGCAGCGTCCAACATGCACCAATGGGGCAGCTGCTGCAATCTTCCtcgctggagagcagcagcccctgcatggAGAGTGAGGTGACATCAAGGTCATCAGACACCAGCCATTCCAGAAGCTCTGGGTCTGACCGCAGGCGAAATCGCTCTCGCCGGCAAAGCtgggcctcaaatccacctgtccgatcgaggagtcgccgtgacaggagccagagcacagcaccaagggctgagacgcccaggcacagaaggacaccatcggagacatcccccagacgcagccgctcccgccagcgacgtcgggcctcaaatccacctgcccggtcgaggagtcgccgtgacaggagccagagcacagcaccaagggctgagaggcccaggcacagaaggacaccatcggagacatcccccagacgcagccgcacccgccagcgacgtcgggcctcaaatccaccggtgcggtcgaggagtcgccgtgacaggagccgcaggacagcaccaagggctgagacgcCCAGGCCAAGGGAGACAGCATCAGGGACATCCACCAGGAGCAACCGctcccgccagcgacgtcgggcctcaaatccacctgcccggtcgaggagtcgcc GGAGACAGAAGAGCAAGGTGGCTCTTAGGGAAGCTGTCTTTGGAAAGGACATGTGCTGTGTTGCTATCCTTGAACAATCTGATTTCAGGAAagccaaaaggaagaagaaagaagagagtgaGACACTGCCTCAAGTGTCTGAAGAAATCTATTACgacattgctgctgatttaaAAGACTTGTTTGGACCTTCaaagaacaaaccagaaaacactgAGGACATACCCTTGGGACAAAGAGGATGCGCAGGACTCTGTCCCAGCTGA